The DNA sequence TTACCCCTTTCTCCCGTCAGCAGGGAAGGCTGCTCCTCAAAGATTAAAACATTCCCAATTATATGTTAATATTGGGAAAACTCTCCAATGAGGTTCAGATAGGGTGATGGCTTTATGAGGAAAGGGGAAAAAATTATAGATATTGGAGGTTTAATTGTTGTTACCTCCCTGTCTTTCACTTGGATCAGCACTCCTTATGAGAATATATCCGGTTTCAGTTCGGAAGGAATGTTTCTACTGGCAGCGATTGCTTATCCGGTGCTGAACTCTTATTATTTAATAAATAGTGTTAACAAATTCTGGGGTTTTCTCTCTGTTGGTGGAGGGGCCGTGTTTGTTTTAATTGTTTTAATCAGAACTATTTCAGAACCCGGGACAAGTCCTGCGTCCGGTCTGCTTATTGCTGCTTCCGGCCTAGCCATTATTGCCTGGGGTATTATAAAAGATAACGAGGCGCATGATACCCTTTCTTCAGAATGACTGCCTCTGCCGGCTCCCATCTGAAGCCGGCCGGAAAAGAGCCGGTCTTTATCTAATCATACGATAAAGACCGGCTCTTTCTATATTATGCTTTTGCTTCCACTGCCTGTTTGATGTGATCTACGAATTCCTCCAGGCTCATTTCTTCTGTTTCCTGCCTGCCATACCGGCGTACGTTAACCCCTTCCGCTTCAATCTCTCTATCACCGAGAACGAGAAGATAAGGAATCTTTTTCATCTGGGCTTCACGGATTTTGTATCCGAGTTTCTCCTCACGCACGTCGACATCAACGCGGATTCCTTCTGCACGAAGGCGGTCTTCCACTTTTCGTACATAATCCATATGAACGTCGCTGACCGGAATGGCTTTCACCTGAACCGGAGCAAGCCATGTCGGAAATGCACCTTTGTATTCTTCAATTAGAAAAGCAATGAAGCGTTCCATTGTCGAAACGACTCCGCGGTGAATAACGACAGGACGGTGATCTTTGCCGTCTTCTCCTGTATACGTCAGATCGAAACGGTTCGGCAGGTGGAAATCCAGCTGGACGGTGGAGAGCGTCTCGTCTTTTCCGAGAGCCGTTTTCACCTGTACGTCAAGCTTCGGACCGTAGAAAGCTGCTTCTCCGTCTGCTTCGATATAATCCACGCCCATTTCATCTACCGCTTCTTTCAGCATATCCTGAGCTTTAATCCACATTTCATCGTTATCTACATACTTTTCTTTATTTTCCTTATCCCGGTAGGACACCCGGAAGTAGTAATCATCGATTCCGAAATCTTTATAGACAGCTTGAATCAGTTCTACTACTCGGATAAATTCCTGCTTCAGCTGATCCGGACGGCAGAAAATATGCGCATCATTCAGCGTCATCGCCCGCACACGCTGCAGTCCGGCAAGTGCACCGGACATTTCGTGGCGGTGCATCGTACCGAGTTCGGCAATCCGCAGCGGCAGGTTCCGGTAGCTGTGCTTTTCATTTTTATACACCATCATATGATGTGGACAGTTCATCGGGCGGAGCACGAGATCTTCATTGTCCATTTCCATAACCGGGAACATATCATCCTGATAGTGGTCCCAGTGACCGGAAGTTTTATAGAGATCCACACTTCCGAGCACAGGCGTATAGACGTGGTCATACCCGAGCCGTTCTTCAATATCGACAATGTAACGCTCCACGATCCGGCGGATAGTTGCACCGTTTGGCAGCCAGAGCGGCAGACCCTGACCAACCTTCTGGCTGAGAGCAAAAATACCAAGTTCCTTGCCCAGCTTTCGGTGGTCGCGCTCTTTTCTCTCTTCAAGCAGGTGCAGATGATCTTCCAGCTCCTGCTGTTTAGGGAAGGCCGTTCCGTAAATCCGCTGCAGCATTTTGTTACTGCTGTCTCCACGCCAGTATGCCCCGTTAATGGACATAAGTTTGAATTTTTTTAACTTGCTTGTCTGCGGAACGTGGACCCCGCGGCAAAGATCGAAAAATTCTCCCTGCTCGTAGATCGTGATTTTTTCTCCTTCAGGGATTTCTTCAAGCAGCTCCAGCTTCAGATCATCACCGATCTCTTTATATTTCTCGATCGCTTCTTCCCGTGAAAGCTCCACGCGCTTTACTTCCAGATTTTCATCAATAATCTTTTTCATCTCTTTTTCGATCTTGGGGAGGTCTTCACTTGTAAGAGTCTCTTCCATATCGATGTCATAATAAAAGCCTTCTTCAATAGCCGGGCCGACACCAAGTTTCACATTTGTATAGAGGCGTTTCACGGCCTGCGCCATCAGGTGGGAAGTGCTGTGGCGGAGAATATGCAGGCCGTCCTCCGAATTGTAAGTAATGATTTCGATATCGCCGTCTTTTTCAATTGGAGCACGGAGGTCCACATGCTCTCCGTTCCATTTTCCTGCAAGGGCATTTTTTTTCAAACCCGGGGAAATGGACTGGGCAATCTCCTCCGTTGTAATACCGGACTCAAATTCTTTTTTTGCTCCGTCCGGAAAAGTTAACGTAATCTGGGACATAGTTATTTCCTCCTCATGCTGATTTTGAAGCCTGCTCATAAACGAGCGGACGTTTAATGAATTTCAATGTAAAAAAGGATGAAAAACTGCCGGGATAGAGAAGGCGCTGGAAATCTGCTCATTTTCTGCATAAAAAAACACCCGTCCCCTGTATACTAGGGACGAGTGTGTCACCGTGGTTCCACCCTGATTCCGGGCATAGGCCCGCTTCATTGATCCGTTAACGGGGGAACCGTCGCTTCTTACTCCTCGTTCAAAAGCGAAGCTTGGAGGCGGTAAATGAACGGCGGTGCATAGGAAGCTTGCAGCAGATTACTTCCCTCTCTGGTATGCCCGTCCCGGATCATTCGTGTCCTCGTCAAAGCCTGTGTTTATTCTGAGTCATATTATATCCCTGTCGTGAGGAAAAATCAAGACAGTTTAGTTCTGCATGATAAAGTCTTTTTCCACTTTTTCGCCTTCCTGGAAGACATGCAGATGATTATACTTCGTATCGCGCTGAATCGGCGTTTTTCCGGCTTCGCGGATCAGTCGAAGAATAAGGTTTGTGTCGACTTTATACGTAGCTCCCGCTGCGGAAACAACATTTTCTTCAATCATCGTACTGCCGAAATCGTTACAGCCGTAGGATAAAGAAGTTTTACCGACTTCAGGCCCCATCGTTACCCAGGAAGACTGGAAGTTCGGAATATTATCGAGGAAAATACGGGAAATGGCCAGGTTTTTTAGGTACTCCCGAGGTGTTACTTTTTCCCCTTTCATATTCGTGTTTTCCGGCTGGAATGTCCACGAAATAAATGCAAGGAAGCAGTCGGAATCATCCTGAGCATCGCGTACGCGCTGCAGATGGAGAGCCCGCTCTTCGTAGGATTCGCCGAAGCCGATAACCATCGTAGCCGTGCCGTGAAGACCGGCGCGCTTAACTGCTTTCATACAGTCTATCCACTCTTCCCATGTTCCTTTCAGACGGCTGATCTTTCTGCGGGTGCGGTTATCGAGTATCTCCGCTCCACCGCCGGGAACAGAATCCAGTCCGGCTTCTTTCAGCTCCTTCAGCACCTCGTCAATGGAAAGTCCGGAAACTTCACACATTTTATAAAGTTCTGCAGGTGAAAAAGCGTGCATCGTAATATCGAAGCGTTTTTTAATCTCACGGAGGAGATTTGTGTAATAGCTGAAAGGGAGGTTCGGATTCGTTCCGCCCTGCATGAGAATTTCTGTACCGTTCACGTCTTTTGTTTCCTGTATCTTTTCAAAGATCTGCTCATCTTCCAGTGTATAGCCGTCTTTTGAGTTTGGCGGGCGGTAAAAGGCACAGAAGCGGCAGTATGTATCGCAGAAGCTCGTATAGTTCACGTTTCTGCCGATAACAAAGGTTGTCTCTGCCTCGGGATGCCACTTAAGCATCTTTTCATTTGCTACCTCACCCATCTTTTCTACTTCGTCACTTTCATATAAGCGGATTGCATCTTCTGTCGTCAGTCTTTCTCCGTCTCTGGCTCGCGCAAGAATATCATCAATACTCATATTCGTATCCCCCATTCACCAATTCTGTCAATCTCTTTCCTTATCGTATCACAAATGCCCATTTCAGCAAAAAGAAACCGTTTATACCCCGGCTGGAATTCTTCGGTCACCCCTGGCGCTTGTTATCTCCCAGCATCGGAAGCGGCGTGTTCAAATAGCGGATGCGCTCCATAATCCTTTTCGCCTTCAGCTTATCGATTTTTTCCGTACCGCCCCGCTGCGTCGAGGCCATGTGCATTTCCAGTTCCTCCAGGTCAAAGTTCGACGTAAAGACTGTCGGAAGTCTTTCCATCATCCGGAACTGCAGCAGGGCACCAAGAACTTCATCCCGGACCCACGGAGTCATCGTTTCCGCGCCGATGTCGTCAAGAATTAATACCGGAGCCCTCTTTACGTTATCTAGTTTATCCTGGTAGGACCCGTCGGCGATACCGGATTTAAGTTCTCTTAAAAAGTCAGGCGTGTACACGAGCATCGTCTCGACTTCCTGGTCTGCCAGTTCGTTTGCGATCGCGCTGACGAGAAAGGTTTTACCTACACCGAACGGGCCGTGAATATATAATCCCTTACCGTCCTCCCCGGGTGTAGCAGCCGAGCAGAACTCCAGTGCTTTCGCAAAAGCCTGCACGCGGGTAGGATGGTCCTCACGAAAATCATCGAACGTGACTGACAGCATCTCTTTAGGCAGGTATAAGCTTTTCATAAACGAGGCATGGCGTTTCCTTTCATCATCTTTTCGTTTAAGCGGACACGAATGATACGAAAGGTGAATCTGCCTGCGGTGTATTTCCAGCTGCGGCTGGTAGCCCTGCATTAAATTTGGACAGGCCTCCAGTCCTGGGCAGTTGTCGCAGTTATGCCACTGTTCTTTATATTGATACAATTCGTTTAAGCCGTTCTCCACTTGTTCCGCGCCGATTTCTTCATGGTTGTTCAGAAATTCTTTCACACGAGGATCGGCGATAATTTCTTTACGCATCTCGTGGAAACGTTCTTCCATACGCCCGCCTCCGAAGCGTTTAAATGCCCGCTCAATCGGATCCATTCAGGATCACCCTTTCTTTTCTTTCTTGCGTCGCAGCAGTTCCCTGTATTTTGCCGCTTCCTGCATCGCTTTCTGCATATCATCACCGGCCGGATCTTCCTCAGCAGCCGGCTGTTTCTCTTCCTGCATCCACTTCGGCAGAGGTTCTTCTGCTTTAGCTTTTTCCGGTTTCTGTTTTTTTGACTGGAAAGCTTTCCGCTCTTCATGCTCCTGTTTAGCGAGCTGCATCGCCTCGGTTACGGTATTAATTTTTTTCCTCTTCCAATGGGAGGCTATTTTGAAAGCAAGCTGCTTGGAAAGCTTTCCGTTATTGACAATATATAAATAGTCGACAAGGACGTTAACGACTCCTGCCGGAAGATCATAATCGTGCATCAGCTGCTCAATTATCGAAATATCACCGTCAAATACTTTTGCTCCGCCGCT is a window from the Alkalicoccus halolimnae genome containing:
- the thrS gene encoding threonine--tRNA ligase — translated: MSQITLTFPDGAKKEFESGITTEEIAQSISPGLKKNALAGKWNGEHVDLRAPIEKDGDIEIITYNSEDGLHILRHSTSHLMAQAVKRLYTNVKLGVGPAIEEGFYYDIDMEETLTSEDLPKIEKEMKKIIDENLEVKRVELSREEAIEKYKEIGDDLKLELLEEIPEGEKITIYEQGEFFDLCRGVHVPQTSKLKKFKLMSINGAYWRGDSSNKMLQRIYGTAFPKQQELEDHLHLLEERKERDHRKLGKELGIFALSQKVGQGLPLWLPNGATIRRIVERYIVDIEERLGYDHVYTPVLGSVDLYKTSGHWDHYQDDMFPVMEMDNEDLVLRPMNCPHHMMVYKNEKHSYRNLPLRIAELGTMHRHEMSGALAGLQRVRAMTLNDAHIFCRPDQLKQEFIRVVELIQAVYKDFGIDDYYFRVSYRDKENKEKYVDNDEMWIKAQDMLKEAVDEMGVDYIEADGEAAFYGPKLDVQVKTALGKDETLSTVQLDFHLPNRFDLTYTGEDGKDHRPVVIHRGVVSTMERFIAFLIEEYKGAFPTWLAPVQVKAIPVSDVHMDYVRKVEDRLRAEGIRVDVDVREEKLGYKIREAQMKKIPYLLVLGDREIEAEGVNVRRYGRQETEEMSLEEFVDHIKQAVEAKA
- the mqnC gene encoding cyclic dehypoxanthinyl futalosine synthase, with the protein product MSIDDILARARDGERLTTEDAIRLYESDEVEKMGEVANEKMLKWHPEAETTFVIGRNVNYTSFCDTYCRFCAFYRPPNSKDGYTLEDEQIFEKIQETKDVNGTEILMQGGTNPNLPFSYYTNLLREIKKRFDITMHAFSPAELYKMCEVSGLSIDEVLKELKEAGLDSVPGGGAEILDNRTRRKISRLKGTWEEWIDCMKAVKRAGLHGTATMVIGFGESYEERALHLQRVRDAQDDSDCFLAFISWTFQPENTNMKGEKVTPREYLKNLAISRIFLDNIPNFQSSWVTMGPEVGKTSLSYGCNDFGSTMIEENVVSAAGATYKVDTNLILRLIREAGKTPIQRDTKYNHLHVFQEGEKVEKDFIMQN
- the dnaI gene encoding primosomal protein DnaI; protein product: MDPIERAFKRFGGGRMEERFHEMRKEIIADPRVKEFLNNHEEIGAEQVENGLNELYQYKEQWHNCDNCPGLEACPNLMQGYQPQLEIHRRQIHLSYHSCPLKRKDDERKRHASFMKSLYLPKEMLSVTFDDFREDHPTRVQAFAKALEFCSAATPGEDGKGLYIHGPFGVGKTFLVSAIANELADQEVETMLVYTPDFLRELKSGIADGSYQDKLDNVKRAPVLILDDIGAETMTPWVRDEVLGALLQFRMMERLPTVFTSNFDLEELEMHMASTQRGGTEKIDKLKAKRIMERIRYLNTPLPMLGDNKRQG